The Coriobacteriia bacterium region GAAATTTCATGCTAGACTCCTTTCGAAATACTTTGGAACGGACGTCTTGTCCAAATCGAGAGCAATACCCCGACGCAAGCAAGATTCGTTACCATAAACGATGAACCATAACTCATGAAGGGTAATGGAATCCCGGTAATCGGCATAGCTCCGACGGTCATCCCGATGTTTTCGAGGATTTGGAAAACCCACATACTCATGATACCCGCTGCAACGAGTGTTCCGAACAAATCCACCGAACTGACAGCAACGCTTAAGGCAACCATCAAAAGTGCGAGATACAGACCGAGCAAGACCGCCGCACCGGTAAAACCGAGATCCTCACCTATAACGCTGAAGATGAAGTCGGTACTGCGCGCGGGCAAAAAGTTGAGTTTTCCTTGCGTACCGGATCCGATACCCTTGCCGGACACTTCGCCGGAACCAATGGCGATTTTGCTTTGTTTCAGGTTGTAACCGGCACCTTTGGGGTCTCTGGTCTGGTCGACGAACACGAGCAATCGGTTCATCTGATACGCCTTCAATATGACAGGCTTTCCCGTATCCCCGAGCCAGGTATTCAACGATACCATCCCGATTATCAAAGCGATCCCGAGCACGAGGGTGGTTATCAGCCAACGTGCTTTGGCGCCGCCCATCAATAAAATACCCAATGCGATTGCGATGAAAACGAGGCTGGTTCCGAGGTCGGGCTGAGTCAAAATCAAAATGACGGGGATAAACGCTATCCCCAAAAGCTTCAAGTATTCTTTGAGCGATTCGATTTTTCCGTCGTTCCGCACAACAATACTCGCATAAAATAATATGATGACGAGTTTTGCCGGCTCAGCCGGTTGGAACAAACGAATGCCGGCGATAGCGAGCCAAGATTGCGCGCCACCCGCAGAATAGCCCAACCCCGGGATTCGCGGAGCAAGCATCAAGAGAGCACTGAGAATAAGAAGTGGCGTGCTCCAGTCTTTTATCTTTCGATAATCGAATATCCAAAAAAGCACCAACAGACCGATACCGACGACGATACCGAGAAGCTGACGTGCCAACCCGGATCCCCCCGTCGTCGAATTCACCATCATCGTCCCGTATACAAGCAACAGAATTACAATCGCCAGGAGCGTCGGGTTGACATACTTTAATAGAAAGCCACGTACTTTGATATCTTCACCTGAACTTTACTGTCTTGGACCTATTTGAATAGTGACACCAAAATATCATCTACGACTGGAAGCGCATAGGTTCCTCCGCCACCGCCCTGTTCGATCATCGCAACGACGGCATATTTCGGATTGTTCGAAGGAGCATAAGCGGCAAACCATGCATAGTCGTTCTCTTCGGTCTTTTGAGCCGTTCCCGTTTTACCTGAGACCGGAACACCCACGTTGGATAGTTTCGGTCCCGATGCGCTCTGTGATATAACTGCGCGCAGGTTACTTTGCAGCGTCTGAACGGAAGAGTTGCTGACAGACGGCTTGCCGGTGACTTTTTTCTTGGCGGTAATGACGGTTTTTCCCTCGCTGCTGAGCGCGCTCTTGAAAACATGCGGCTGGTAGATGGTTCCGCCGTTTGCTATCGCGCTGTATGCCGTGACGAGCTGCAATGGCGTCACTAACAGGTCGCCTTGACCGATGGCGAGGTTGACCGAGTCGCCCGGAAGCCATTTTTTATACTCAGGATAATTTGCATTCCAAGCAGCTTTCCATTTCGCGTCGGGCACCCGCCCCCTAGCCTCACTCGGTAAATCGATTCCCGTCAACTTTCCGAACCCGAATTGCCGGGCGAGCTTTTGCTGATTTTCTTTCCCGGTCTTATAGTCCCGCAATCCCACATTGTAAAAATAGGTGTCGCATGAGTTGATGAGAGCGGAGTACAGGTTTTGTATGCCGTGACCGGTGTGCAACCAGCACCACTTGCCCCACGTTTTACCGAGGCCTGTCCAGTAACCGACGCAGTCGAACGTCGTCGCCGTGTTAATCAAGCCGTAGTTCAAGCCGGTCAAACTGGTAAACGCCTTAAACGTCGAGCCGGGAGGATACACCGACATGATTGCGCGGTTCGTCAACGGATAACTTGAACTCTTCGAGTTGAATCTTTTCCAGGTTTTTGTAGAGATTCCGTTTATGAACTCTTCGGGATTGTACGTCGGATAGCTCGCCATCGCCACGATTGCTCCGGTATTGACATCCATGACCACGGCTGAACCGGCAACTGCCTTATTCCCTGCGGCACGTGACCTCATTATTGCTTTTTTCAAAGATGCTTCTGCAACTTTTTGTGTTTTCAAATCGAGTGTGAGCTCGATGTCCTGTCCCGATCCGGGCTGCGTTTCAGAAACTATTGTTTGAATTTTCCCCTGCGCGTTGACCTCAAGAACTCGCCGACCGCGAACACCTTGCAAAACGCTTTCGAACGAACTCTCCGCGCCGGTTTTACCGACGATGTCGGAAGGGTCATAGTTTTTAAACGTCGACGAATTAAGCTGGGTATCCGAAATCTCTCCGGTGTATCCGAGAACGTGCGCTGCAACAGAGCCGTTCGGATACGTGCGGACCGCTCGCGCCTGGACCTCGACTCCTCCAAAGGAAGTCGAATGCTCTTCTATGTAGGCGACGGTTTTCATGGGAACGTCTATGGCGATTACGCGCAAATCGAGAGCAGCCTCTTTCTTTGTGGTCGCCTTATCGATGACTTCTTGCTTCGTCATGCCCAGGATCTTGGCTAAACGTAAAACGAGAGGGGTATCATTTACTATCGTGGTCGGAGCCAAAACCGCCATCGTCGAACGGTTGCCGACGAGAACTTTGCCGTTACAATCGAATATTCGCCCGCGAGGAGCAATCGTCGTCGCCTCGCGGAGACTATTCTGCGCCGCCTCTTTTTTATAGGATTCGCCGTTGATTATCTGCATCGACCACAAACGTGTGAGCAAAACGATAAACACCAACATAAAGATGCCTATGAATGCAATAACCCGAGGTCTGATATCCGGTTTCTCGTTATACATAAGTAATCAGTTCGTTTAAACGAATCGCTTAAACGAAGCTATCTTTACATCCTCTCGAAGAACTTTCGAAAGCACCGGAAAGAGCACTATCGAAATGAAGATCGTATAGACTGTCGTCGGGAGCACCTGAAACATCAAGGCTCCCCAAAACGGCGCATCCGTCCCCAGCACGAACACCATAATCATGGAGAGGAGTTCCGAGAAAAGGCTCGCGATGCTCAAAACGGTCACCGGAAGCAACCAGCCTTCTGCAAACAAGTTCTGTCCGAGAAGTCCGACCACATAGCCGGTGATACTGAGAACGAGCGCCCAAGGACCCAGCGGGCCGGTTCCTATGAGATCAAGCAGTAGACCGGTGACGAAACCGAGTGCCACACCTTCGCTCGAACCGTTGGTCATCGCCATGACGACGACGATGATGACGAAAAAGTTCGGAGAGACTCCTCCGATCGATATGTACGGTGCCACACCGACTTGCAACAAAAATCCGGCGATGAGAACACCCACGACTGAGAAAAATTTTCGCACAATCAGTTTCCTTTAGTTGTATTTGTTCCCAGCGTATCAGTTGCAGGGGTGGTATCGGTCAATATCAAGACATCCTCGACAGTATTTACATCATTGGCCGGCTGCAAACGAATGGTTTTATAGAGAACGTTCGTTTCTTTCGAGACTTCGAGGACTTCGCCGACGAGAAGACCTTTCGGGTAAATTCCGCCAATACCTGAAGACACCACGACATCTCCCTGAGTGACGGTAGCCTCGGCGCTCACGAACTCGAGCGTGAGATCTCCGGTGACCGAGCCTTTCGTGATGCCCGGTTTTCTGCCGTTTTGGATGAGCGAGGCGACTCCGCTCTTTTGATCGGTCATGAGTCTGATCCGACTGAAGTTCGCTCCGACCTCGACGACTTGTCCCAAAAGACCGTAGGGGCCGAGCACCGGCATTCCGATGGCGATTTTATCGTTCGTCCCTTTGTCGACGGTCAGCACTTGACCCCATGTGTTGGCGGGAAGTCCGATAACCGTGGCCGAAACGCCTTTATAACCTTGCGCATTCGCGCTGTTCACGAGATTTTTCAAGCGAACGTTTTCCAAACGGGTCTCTTCGAGCGCAACGACGCGCGCCCTCAGTTCTCTGTTCTGGTCCTGCAGTTCACCAAGTTGTCCGCGCGTCACACCGAGATCGGAAATCCACGTGAAAAAGCCGCGCACCGGAGTCGATGTCCATTTGCCGACATGTGATATCGGAGTCGCCACTGTTTGTGTCGCGACTCGAACGCTATGAAGCGGTCCCGTCTCGGACTCGCGAGACCAAACGGTCATCAGAACGATTGCGAGAGCGACGAACAGCAACAGCCAGCCGATTTTTCGATTATTAGTTTCTTGCGGGGCGATATTCACAGCCCACCTACCAAATTAAAATATTAGCGCGAACCTTGAAGAACTTTTTTGAGTGTTTCGATTTCTTCAAGAGCTTGTGCTGATCCGTCAACGACATTTGTGAGCGCACTTTCAGACACGTGCACCGGCATTCCTGTTTCATGCCGAATTCTCTCATCAAGGCCTCGAAGCAGTGCTCCGCCACCGGTGAGGACGATACCGAACTCCATCAAATCGCTCGCGAGCTCGGGAGGAGTTATTTCAAGAGTTTCTTTGACTGCATTCACGATGGCGACGATGGGCTCTTCAAGCGCCTCTCGAATTTCTTCCGATTCCATGGTGATGGTACGCGGAAGCCCCGTAGCCAAGTCGCGGCCGCGTATTTCGACATCGACTTCCTCGACGAGAGGCCAAGCCGAACCTATTTCGAATTTAATCTCTTCAGCGGTGCGCTCACCGATCAAGACGTTATAGGAGCGCTTCACATAAGCGATGATGGCTTCATCACACTCATCGCCTGCGATTCGTATCGACTGCGCCACGACGATGCCGCCCAAAGACACAACGGCCACTTCGGTGGTTCCTCCGCCGATGTCGACGACCATGGAACCGGTCGGTTCTTGAACGGGAAGCTTGGCTCCGATGGCGGCTGCCATCGGCTCCTCGATGAGATATGCTTGTCGGGCGCCGGCAGTCATAGTCGCTTCGAAAACCGCGCGCTTTTCAACTTCGGTGACACCGGATGGAACGCACACCACGACGCGCGGTTTCGGTTGCCAAAAGAATGTCTTCACACGGCATTTGTTGATGAAATAACGAAGCATCGCTTCGGTGGTGTTGAAATCGGCGATGACACCGTCTTTCAAGGGACGAATCGCCGTAATCGAACTCGGTGTACGTCCAATCATGCGTTTAGCTTCTTTGCCCACCGCGAGAACACGGCCTGTGTCTCTTTCGATAGCCACGACGGACGGTTCGATGAGGACGATTCCCCGACCGCGAACGGACACGAGCGTGTTCGCAGTACCGAGGTCGACGGCCATATCTCCGCCCATGGAGTTCGCAAAAATATCCCTCAGCGACATAAAGAGTACCTTTCGAATAAATTTGTAAGTGCTTTAGTCTAGCACAGGACCATGCCCCTAAACCTTCGGGCAAGGTATCCGTATGGTTACATTTCACCCATCCAAATCCCCGTAGCGGCGCAAACTGTAATTTCGCCCTTCGACTCCGACGATGACATGGTCGAGCAAGGCGATGCCGAGTAGGTCGCCCGCCTCTTTCAAGCGGCGAGAAACCCTTATATCGCTTTTCGAAGGATGCGGATCACCGCTCGGATGGTTATGCACAACGATAACACCTACTGCCGATGCAGCGAGCGCATCCTTGAAAACTTCACGAACTCCCACTATCGTCGCATCCACCGTTCCGACAGAAACTTCGCTTCTGTGGACCAATCTGTTTTTCGCGTTGAGCGCAAGCATCCAGAAGTGTTCCCTATCGAAATTCTTCATGAGCGGATAGCAATAACTCGCCACAGCTTCGGGCGTGTTCATCTCTTCTTGAAAATTGAACGTGCCGTATATCCGTTTGCCCAGCTCGATCTCCGCAAGCACTTCTGCGGCACGCGCTTTGAGCAGCGCTTCTTGTTTTGAACCGTCTTCCCCTCGTCTCACGGCGATTTCGACCAAAGCGCCCTCATAATCGGCGATTTCTCTGCAAGCGTACCGTTCACTGACGGAATCAAACGATGAAGTCCCATCCCGTGAAATCACGTTGCCGATTTCTACGAACAAGTCATCGCCGCAAAGGTACTCGAAAAGGTCTCGAGTCGGCACGTCGAGCAACAGACCGCAAGCGATTTTCTCGATGACGATTTCTTTTTCCAAAAGATACCCTCCCTCGGTTCGTAAGAACCTCAAGAGGATATCCGTTATCTACGGTACCGATTTATAAAAATCACTGAACGTTTGGTGAGATGAATTCACGGTCGAGGACAAACCGTATCGAGACCGACTCACTGCTCGCGGCCAGCACTTTAGTGCACCGCACAAGACAAACAGGGATCATACGCACGAACGAGTTGCTCGATTTTCAAGATGAACTCGTCGTGTTCGAGACTGAGAATGCTCGGGGCGAAGGCACGCATATCGGCCTCGAGGCTGGCGAGGTTTTGCGCCGTCGGAGTGATAACATCGCCGGCGGTGACGATACCGTTCCGGTCATACTCGAGCGTGTGATATAACGTTCCACGCGGGGCCTCCGTGGCACCGTAACCGACCGCTTTGCGCGGCTTGAATTCCACCGGAGAGGCACTCCCGTTCGAATCAGCGAGTTCATAGCAAAGCATAGCGCAACGCTCGGCGGCATCGACGAGTTCGATGGCTTGGCAGATATTGTTGTAGAAGGGGTTCTTCATCACCGGTCGCATGCCCACTTTACTGGCAACGACACGAGCCGAGGGAAGCAACTGATCCCACGAGTTGTTCACGCGGGCGATGGCGCCGGTCATAAACGGCTTACCGTCGACCATCACGTGCTTCGAGTTCGAATGAGACACGACTTCTTCTTGCATGAGCGCACGATAATCACTCACCGGTCGGTTCCACTTGTGCGTAAGCGAATGAATTTCGCCTTCGACGATCGCATAATTATCAGAGGCGACCAAAGAAAGCATGTCGCTCTTGGTTTCGTAACGAGGTATATCGAAACTACCGAACAATTCGACGGTTGCCGCAGCATCGCGAACGGCTTCCTCGAGACGCTTTCCGAAAGAAAGCAACTCGGTTCGCGTCGGCTCGGAAGTAAATCCACCGATGACAGCCGTCGTCGGGTGCACAGCGCGCCCTCCCACGAGCGTGCAGAGTTCATTGCCGAGTCGCTTGAGCGCGAGGGCGCGCTTGACGATTTCAGGAGCCGTCTCGGCAAGAGGAAACACCGAAGGGAGCCCGACGTAATCGGGGGCGGCCAAAATGTAGAGGTGTGTCCCGTGGTTTTGAAGGTAGGAGCCGTATACAAGGAGCTCACGAAGCTTTTTCGTGCGTTCGGAGACTTCGATGCCGAAAGCGTTCTCGGTGGCCAAAATGCTCGTCACCGCATGGTTTGCGGAACAAATGCCACAAATTCGGCTCGTTATCAAGGGCGCCTCATCGAAAGTACGACCGACGACCATCGACTCGAAAATGCGTGCAGGCTCGACGATATCCATCGTGATGCGTTTGATCACGCCTTCATCGACATCGACGGTGATGTCCCCGTGGCCTTCGATACGCGCTACGTGATTAACAGAAAGAGTCGTCATGTACGAGTCCTTTCGCATGGGAGTTGTAAATCTCGAGTCCATTCAAAAACTCCTGCTCGAGTGCGTATTTCGCAGCAAACTCACGTGCAGCCTTCATGTTGGCATCGGCTGCAATTCCTCTGCACCCCGTGCACGCTCGGCCGCGGTTGATACAAAAGGATTCGCATCCCGCCGCCGTCACCAGACCGAGGCACACTTTTCCTTGTGCGTAAAAACAGCTGTTCTCATTGATTTTGCATGAGGAGCACATCGTCTCGCGGTGCACGTTGTCGACGAGGCCGAGAAGCGCACGTTGCAAAATAGAGGAAAATTCATCCGGATTCACCGGGCATCCCAATACTTTGAAATCGACATCGATCACGGCGTCTATCGGACGCGGAGGAATGTGTCCCCATGCGACTTTCTCGGCCGCCTCGCCATATACGAGATGCAGCCCCTCTTCGAGGTCTCCGTTGAGCGCAAGGGAGGGTATGCCCCCCGTGCAAGCGCAAGCTCCGACGATTATGACCACCTGAGCTCTCGCGCGTACTTTTTCAAGAAGCTCGACATGCTCTTGCGTGGTGCACGCGCCCTCGATGACGGCTATATCATACTCGCTCGGCATATGCGCGCTAGTCGCCAGCTGCCAATAGCTCAAATCAAACGTACCGAGCATCTCGAGAAGCTCGGGGAAGTTCGTAATCTGAACCTGACATCCGAAGTCGCTCGCCAGACTTAAAAACACCACATTCGGCCGCATGGTTACATCGCCTCCTGTAGATTCATTGCTTCCCAGTAGCTGAACACCGGACCGTCGATGCACGCATATTGATGTCCGACTCCGCAATGTCCGCACATCCCGATTCCGCACTTCATACGTCGTTCGAACGACATGAAGATGTGATCGACGTCGAGGTTCTTCTTGCGCATCTCCTCGATGACATAGCGATACATCACCGGAGGACCGCAAATTGCTCCGTAGGTGTTTTTCGGGTCGAGTTCGATTTTGTCGAAAAGCTTCGTCACGAGGCCGACATCGCCATCCCACGTATCGTCGGGCTGATCGACCGTCATGATGAGATCGAAATCTTCGCGATGCTTCCACATCTTGAATTCCTCGTGGAAAAGAATCTCGCCGGGGTTTCTCGCTCCAAGCAAAATGGTGACTTTTCCGAATTCGTGACGCTCGTCGTGAATGTGGTTGATGAGAGACTTCAACGGAGCGATGCCGAGCCCTCCGGCGACCAGCAAAACATCATGTCCTTTCATCTCCTCGAAAGGAAAGCCGTTACCGAACGGACCGCGCAAACCGACGATGTCTCCGCACTGCTTCTCATGCAATGCTCCGGTCACCGTGCCTGAGTTACGCACACAGAGTTCGATGAAGCCTTGCTTCGACGGAGCCGACGATATCGAAATCGGCGCCTCGCCCACCCCGAAAATCGAGAGTTCCATAAACTGCCCGGCTTCGAAATCGAATGCGTCTCGAACAACCTCGTCGATGAGACGGAATTCGAACAGTCTCTCTTTATCAGTGAGTTGGGTAATCGAGGTTATTCGAGCCGCCCACGGGCGAAAAGGGTTTGCCTGTAACTCGCGATAAGCGATAGAAGAGTTGACTCCCACGGCTACTCACCGCCTTTCACGAGTGCTTCGATGACGCGGCGCGGATTGATATTCACTTTGCATGCCTTGGTGCATCGACCGCAGCCGACGCACAACACTTTGCCGAATTTCGACAGGTAGCCCCATTGTTTGTGATAGAAACGATACCTGACCCTCGCCGCTTTTTGGGCGCGAAAGTTATGCCCCTGTGCAACTTCTGCAAAAGAGGAAAAACAGCAGGAGTCCCATGTGCGTACGCGATTCCCCCCTTGGCCGTCCGCATCCTGTCGATCGTTCACATCGAAACAATAACAGGTCGGACACACGGCCGAGCACGCACCGCACGAAAGGCAATCATCGCCGATTTCCTCCCAAAGCGGGTCGTTGTATTTCGCATCGAAAAGGAGTGGGAGTTGCGTGATGTCGGGAGCGGGAGTAAACGCTTCCTCCCATGCTTTCGTGCGCTCCTGAAACGCCTTCATATCTTGGGGCTCGACCTCACGCGTTTCGACGAACTTGTCGAGCATGTCGGCACCTTCGACCGAACTGCACGA contains the following coding sequences:
- a CDS encoding FAD/NAD(P)-binding protein gives rise to the protein MGVNSSIAYRELQANPFRPWAARITSITQLTDKERLFEFRLIDEVVRDAFDFEAGQFMELSIFGVGEAPISISSAPSKQGFIELCVRNSGTVTGALHEKQCGDIVGLRGPFGNGFPFEEMKGHDVLLVAGGLGIAPLKSLINHIHDERHEFGKVTILLGARNPGEILFHEEFKMWKHREDFDLIMTVDQPDDTWDGDVGLVTKLFDKIELDPKNTYGAICGPPVMYRYVIEEMRKKNLDVDHIFMSFERRMKCGIGMCGHCGVGHQYACIDGPVFSYWEAMNLQEAM
- the mrdA gene encoding penicillin-binding protein 2, with protein sequence MLVFIVLLTRLWSMQIINGESYKKEAAQNSLREATTIAPRGRIFDCNGKVLVGNRSTMAVLAPTTIVNDTPLVLRLAKILGMTKQEVIDKATTKKEAALDLRVIAIDVPMKTVAYIEEHSTSFGGVEVQARAVRTYPNGSVAAHVLGYTGEISDTQLNSSTFKNYDPSDIVGKTGAESSFESVLQGVRGRRVLEVNAQGKIQTIVSETQPGSGQDIELTLDLKTQKVAEASLKKAIMRSRAAGNKAVAGSAVVMDVNTGAIVAMASYPTYNPEEFINGISTKTWKRFNSKSSSYPLTNRAIMSVYPPGSTFKAFTSLTGLNYGLINTATTFDCVGYWTGLGKTWGKWCWLHTGHGIQNLYSALINSCDTYFYNVGLRDYKTGKENQQKLARQFGFGKLTGIDLPSEARGRVPDAKWKAAWNANYPEYKKWLPGDSVNLAIGQGDLLVTPLQLVTAYSAIANGGTIYQPHVFKSALSSEGKTVITAKKKVTGKPSVSNSSVQTLQSNLRAVISQSASGPKLSNVGVPVSGKTGTAQKTEENDYAWFAAYAPSNNPKYAVVAMIEQGGGGGTYALPVVDDILVSLFK
- the rodA gene encoding rod shape-determining protein RodA, whose protein sequence is MLVYGTMMVNSTTGGSGLARQLLGIVVGIGLLVLFWIFDYRKIKDWSTPLLILSALLMLAPRIPGLGYSAGGAQSWLAIAGIRLFQPAEPAKLVIILFYASIVVRNDGKIESLKEYLKLLGIAFIPVILILTQPDLGTSLVFIAIALGILLMGGAKARWLITTLVLGIALIIGMVSLNTWLGDTGKPVILKAYQMNRLLVFVDQTRDPKGAGYNLKQSKIAIGSGEVSGKGIGSGTQGKLNFLPARSTDFIFSVIGEDLGFTGAAVLLGLYLALLMVALSVAVSSVDLFGTLVAAGIMSMWVFQILENIGMTVGAMPITGIPLPFMSYGSSFMVTNLACVGVLLSIWTRRPFQSISKGV
- a CDS encoding rod shape-determining protein — protein: MSLRDIFANSMGGDMAVDLGTANTLVSVRGRGIVLIEPSVVAIERDTGRVLAVGKEAKRMIGRTPSSITAIRPLKDGVIADFNTTEAMLRYFINKCRVKTFFWQPKPRVVVCVPSGVTEVEKRAVFEATMTAGARQAYLIEEPMAAAIGAKLPVQEPTGSMVVDIGGGTTEVAVVSLGGIVVAQSIRIAGDECDEAIIAYVKRSYNVLIGERTAEEIKFEIGSAWPLVEEVDVEIRGRDLATGLPRTITMESEEIREALEEPIVAIVNAVKETLEITPPELASDLMEFGIVLTGGGALLRGLDERIRHETGMPVHVSESALTNVVDGSAQALEEIETLKKVLQGSR
- a CDS encoding 4Fe-4S dicluster domain-containing protein; its protein translation is MFFRILHKGNVGDLVTGLAATREIVGPKAKGEDFVFGEITDPSELVLDYPTTILPPKKYFLLPKENLMHYDTKNSGVSQDAPNVTPRVIFGVHPCDINSLLLVDKVFLGDFVDPYYKARRDNTLIIGVSCMPTPSCMCNAFGTGEVNQGFDLFLTDLGDRYFVSCSSVEGADMLDKFVETREVEPQDMKAFQERTKAWEEAFTPAPDITQLPLLFDAKYNDPLWEEIGDDCLSCGACSAVCPTCYCFDVNDRQDADGQGGNRVRTWDSCCFSSFAEVAQGHNFRAQKAARVRYRFYHKQWGYLSKFGKVLCVGCGRCTKACKVNINPRRVIEALVKGGE
- the mreC gene encoding rod shape-determining protein MreC produces the protein MNIAPQETNNRKIGWLLLFVALAIVLMTVWSRESETGPLHSVRVATQTVATPISHVGKWTSTPVRGFFTWISDLGVTRGQLGELQDQNRELRARVVALEETRLENVRLKNLVNSANAQGYKGVSATVIGLPANTWGQVLTVDKGTNDKIAIGMPVLGPYGLLGQVVEVGANFSRIRLMTDQKSGVASLIQNGRKPGITKGSVTGDLTLEFVSAEATVTQGDVVVSSGIGGIYPKGLLVGEVLEVSKETNVLYKTIRLQPANDVNTVEDVLILTDTTPATDTLGTNTTKGN
- a CDS encoding Ni/Fe hydrogenase subunit alpha, whose product is MTTLSVNHVARIEGHGDITVDVDEGVIKRITMDIVEPARIFESMVVGRTFDEAPLITSRICGICSANHAVTSILATENAFGIEVSERTKKLRELLVYGSYLQNHGTHLYILAAPDYVGLPSVFPLAETAPEIVKRALALKRLGNELCTLVGGRAVHPTTAVIGGFTSEPTRTELLSFGKRLEEAVRDAAATVELFGSFDIPRYETKSDMLSLVASDNYAIVEGEIHSLTHKWNRPVSDYRALMQEEVVSHSNSKHVMVDGKPFMTGAIARVNNSWDQLLPSARVVASKVGMRPVMKNPFYNNICQAIELVDAAERCAMLCYELADSNGSASPVEFKPRKAVGYGATEAPRGTLYHTLEYDRNGIVTAGDVITPTAQNLASLEADMRAFAPSILSLEHDEFILKIEQLVRAYDPCLSCAVH
- the radC gene encoding DNA repair protein RadC, producing MEKEIVIEKIACGLLLDVPTRDLFEYLCGDDLFVEIGNVISRDGTSSFDSVSERYACREIADYEGALVEIAVRRGEDGSKQEALLKARAAEVLAEIELGKRIYGTFNFQEEMNTPEAVASYCYPLMKNFDREHFWMLALNAKNRLVHRSEVSVGTVDATIVGVREVFKDALAASAVGVIVVHNHPSGDPHPSKSDIRVSRRLKEAGDLLGIALLDHVIVGVEGRNYSLRRYGDLDG
- a CDS encoding NADH:ubiquinone oxidoreductase → MRPNVVFLSLASDFGCQVQITNFPELLEMLGTFDLSYWQLATSAHMPSEYDIAVIEGACTTQEHVELLEKVRARAQVVIIVGACACTGGIPSLALNGDLEEGLHLVYGEAAEKVAWGHIPPRPIDAVIDVDFKVLGCPVNPDEFSSILQRALLGLVDNVHRETMCSSCKINENSCFYAQGKVCLGLVTAAGCESFCINRGRACTGCRGIAADANMKAAREFAAKYALEQEFLNGLEIYNSHAKGLVHDDSFC
- the mreD gene encoding rod shape-determining protein MreD; translation: MRKFFSVVGVLIAGFLLQVGVAPYISIGGVSPNFFVIIVVVMAMTNGSSEGVALGFVTGLLLDLIGTGPLGPWALVLSITGYVVGLLGQNLFAEGWLLPVTVLSIASLFSELLSMIMVFVLGTDAPFWGALMFQVLPTTVYTIFISIVLFPVLSKVLREDVKIASFKRFV